One region of Wyeomyia smithii strain HCP4-BCI-WySm-NY-G18 chromosome 3, ASM2978416v1, whole genome shotgun sequence genomic DNA includes:
- the LOC129730229 gene encoding mantle protein-like, translated as MKAFVVFAVVIAIVAGAAVEKKEVEKSVAPAEGEKKQDKRGLWDLGYGYDSHGWDSPLKLSHGWDEPHVTTIIKKEHVPVPYEVEKHVPYPVKVPYPVTVEKHVPVVVEKKVPVYVEKPVAYPVKVPFKVKEYVEVPKPYPVHVEKPYPVYVKKPVVVEKHVPVYVKSHGWEPHSHSYSEFHSYH; from the exons ATGAAG GCTTTCGTCGTATTTGCAGTGGTCATCGCCATCGTGGCTGGTGCTGCCGTTGAGAAGAAGGAAGTCGAGAAATCTGTAGCCCCGGCAGAAGGTGAGAAGAAACAGGACAAGCGCGGCCTGTGGGATCTTGGCTACGGATACGACTCGCATGGTTGGGATTCTCCACTGAAGTTGTCGCACGGTTGGGATGAGCCCCATGTAACCACTATCATCAAGAAGGAACACGTCCCTGTTCCATACGAAGTCGAAAAACACGTGCCGTACCCAGTCAAGGTTCCATATCCAGTGACCGTTGAGAAGCACGTTCCAGTCGTCGTCGAAAAGAAGGTCCCAGTTTATGTCGAGAAACCAGTGGCCTACCCAGTCAAGGTTCCCTTCAAGGTTAAGGAATACGTCGAGGTTCCCAAGCCATACCCAGTGCATGTTGAGAAGCCATACCCAGTCTACGTGAAGAAGCCAGTCGTTGTCGAGAAGCACGTCCCAGTGTACGTCAAATCCCACGGCTGGGAACCCCATAGCCATTCGTACTCCGAGTTCCACTCGTACCACTAA